In the Pseudanabaena sp. PCC 7367 genome, one interval contains:
- the csx10 gene encoding type III-D CRISPR-associated RAMP protein Csx10 has protein sequence MQQVDLTITALSPLAIGKKKPGGSVSEACDYIPGTVIRGAIAAKILEQAQPNLEHLRTSENDFKSLFLDDGAAIFQNAYPAIYKHELEEEIKFARIASSKISILPATALSAKTHSGFRNNNKTKKKGVFDTLIDRFCAQCLNQIYAPVCPNLEGKESDRTDTYSGFYCTEETDSEVKNYHSISIDKRLLTRVGINRKLNTAEESILYSIEVLNEMQGKNNQQVIYKSSILLENKELANALIDYIQANQQSFRFGGSISRGLGRVELKAESNDTNSNQQALGNRVKAFNAKLEEQYKDWQKLFGGRDFNPKKLYFTIDLQSDAILSENWLRTTIISPEMLQQFVNKNSDNQDLQLEIAYSSYDYLSGWNAAWGLKKDVELVTKMGAVYLFSISQENEEDWLERLAKLEITGVGDRTCEGFGQVRVCDRFHLNLWEESK, from the coding sequence ATGCAGCAGGTTGATCTAACGATTACTGCCCTTTCTCCTTTGGCGATCGGCAAGAAAAAGCCCGGTGGTTCGGTCAGTGAAGCTTGTGATTATATCCCTGGCACTGTAATTAGAGGGGCGATCGCTGCTAAGATACTTGAGCAAGCGCAGCCTAATCTAGAGCATCTTCGTACCAGTGAGAATGATTTTAAGTCGCTGTTTCTGGATGATGGGGCAGCAATATTCCAGAATGCCTATCCCGCCATTTATAAGCATGAGTTAGAGGAAGAGATAAAATTTGCCAGGATTGCCTCTTCAAAAATTTCCATACTCCCAGCTACAGCACTCAGCGCAAAAACACACTCAGGGTTTAGAAATAATAATAAAACCAAAAAGAAAGGGGTGTTTGATACACTGATCGATCGCTTTTGTGCCCAATGTCTCAACCAGATTTATGCGCCAGTCTGCCCAAATTTAGAGGGAAAAGAGAGCGATCGCACTGATACTTATTCAGGCTTCTATTGTACTGAAGAGACTGATAGCGAAGTAAAAAACTATCACTCTATTAGCATAGACAAGCGACTGCTGACCAGGGTTGGAATCAATCGCAAACTTAACACCGCAGAAGAAAGTATTCTTTATAGCATTGAGGTGCTAAATGAGATGCAGGGTAAAAATAATCAGCAAGTAATATATAAAAGCTCAATCCTGTTAGAGAATAAGGAATTAGCTAATGCTTTGATTGATTATATTCAGGCGAATCAACAAAGCTTCCGTTTTGGTGGTTCGATCTCGCGGGGGCTGGGTAGGGTAGAGCTTAAGGCTGAATCGAACGATACTAACAGCAATCAGCAGGCTTTAGGGAATCGCGTAAAAGCATTTAATGCGAAGCTGGAAGAACAATATAAAGACTGGCAAAAGCTCTTTGGCGGAAGAGATTTTAATCCTAAAAAGCTATATTTTACGATCGATCTGCAATCTGATGCGATCCTTTCTGAAAACTGGTTGCGCACGACAATTATTTCGCCAGAAATGCTACAACAGTTCGTTAACAAAAACAGTGATAATCAAGATTTACAACTAGAGATCGCCTACAGTAGTTATGACTATTTATCGGGCTGGAATGCTGCCTGGGGGCTCAAGAAAGATGTTGAGCTAGTTACTAAAATGGGGGCAGTATATTTATTTAGTATTAGTCAAGAGAATGAAGAAGACTGGCTGGAGCGATTGGCAAAGTTAGAAATAACTGGAGTGGGCGATCGCACTTGCGAAGGGTTTGGCCAGGTCAGAGTTTGCGATCGGTTTCACTTGAACCTATGGGAGGAATCAAAATAA
- a CDS encoding RAMP superfamily CRISPR-associated protein, which produces MHKRLVNHCTIEISIEPDGPVLVKSGQEGADPTKPSMEFVETYHQGGKSIYFPGSSLKGAIRAHAERIVRTIGSDRRPGDEQNKLWASDPLSECRDNNPNHYLDDWKKGEKNKKLEDREPNPGASLYKMSCFTTQLFGSTSVASRFRIEDAYPAPEVAVKTEERNGVAIDRVFGSVAVGPFNYQVCTAGKFTTKIHLKNFTLAQLALIGLVLRDLNEGWFGLGFAKSRGLGMVQVAIDRVVVQYPGCVLDNEEIKLIGNTAGWPHTSLLGAGMFLSKSECEAYGFPKDDFQDTSVPGEAMELGFGVELVWDSNNVKELFERAVGAWRKLLMPKGVAS; this is translated from the coding sequence ATGCATAAACGATTAGTTAATCATTGCACCATTGAGATCAGTATCGAGCCAGATGGCCCTGTTTTAGTCAAGTCTGGCCAGGAAGGAGCCGATCCCACTAAACCGAGCATGGAGTTTGTAGAAACCTATCATCAAGGTGGTAAATCGATCTATTTCCCAGGTAGCTCGCTAAAAGGGGCGATCCGAGCCCATGCGGAAAGAATCGTAAGAACGATCGGTAGCGATCGCCGTCCTGGTGATGAACAAAACAAACTCTGGGCAAGCGATCCACTGAGTGAATGTAGAGATAATAACCCTAATCACTATTTAGATGATTGGAAAAAAGGTGAAAAGAATAAAAAGTTAGAAGATAGGGAACCTAATCCAGGAGCTTCGTTGTACAAAATGTCCTGTTTTACAACTCAGTTATTTGGTAGCACATCAGTTGCCAGTCGCTTTAGGATCGAAGATGCCTATCCCGCTCCAGAGGTAGCAGTCAAAACCGAAGAACGAAATGGCGTAGCGATCGATCGGGTCTTCGGCTCGGTGGCGGTGGGGCCGTTTAACTATCAGGTCTGTACCGCAGGGAAATTTACAACTAAGATCCATCTTAAGAACTTCACCCTTGCTCAACTTGCCTTGATTGGGCTGGTGTTGCGAGATCTCAATGAGGGCTGGTTTGGTCTGGGGTTTGCCAAGTCGCGCGGTTTAGGAATGGTACAAGTGGCGATCGATCGGGTGGTGGTGCAGTATCCTGGCTGTGTGTTAGATAATGAAGAGATCAAGTTGATTGGCAATACTGCGGGATGGCCGCATACTTCTTTATTGGGGGCTGGGATGTTCCTAAGTAAGAGTGAATGTGAAGCATATGGGTTCCCTAAAGATGATTTTCAAGATACATCTGTGCCAGGTGAAGCAATGGAATTAGGATTCGGAGTTGAACTTGTCTGGGATTCTAATAATGTTAAAGAATTATTCGAGCGTGCGGTTGGGGCATGGCGTAAGCTATTGATGCCAAAAGGAGTTGCATCATGA
- a CDS encoding dolichyl-phosphate beta-glucosyltransferase, with protein sequence MVKALAQTGLVRRSPRKQRHPLAASALEQAAKSVAVRSPQPPEVATVNKLARPFLSVVIPAFNEAERIPQTLAMFLQYLHSLDYAWEIIVVDDGSSDRTVDVVEAIAAAQLIKDHMNDHPIDTANDVTEQDAGTGATAKAIGQIKLIKLPTNQGKGSAVRTGVLASRGEQVLFSDADGSTPLPELFKLQAQLASGYEIAIGTRRDQTLVSKRQPFYRTILGEGFNWLARLTIGAQIQDTQCGFKLIKGDLCRSLFAQMQIPGFGFDVELLYLAHRAGSTIAQVPVVWRNDTRSKVNVFRDPLLMFVDLVRIRLMH encoded by the coding sequence ATGGTTAAAGCCCTGGCGCAAACAGGTTTGGTGCGACGCTCCCCCCGAAAGCAACGCCATCCCTTAGCAGCCTCAGCCCTTGAACAGGCGGCTAAATCGGTTGCGGTGCGATCGCCCCAGCCCCCTGAGGTAGCGACTGTAAATAAATTAGCCAGACCGTTTTTATCGGTAGTCATTCCTGCCTTTAATGAAGCGGAACGCATCCCCCAAACCCTGGCGATGTTTTTGCAATACTTGCATAGCTTGGATTATGCCTGGGAAATAATTGTGGTTGATGATGGCAGTAGCGATCGCACGGTGGATGTGGTGGAGGCGATCGCGGCCGCACAGTTGATCAAGGATCATATGAATGATCATCCAATCGATACGGCCAATGATGTGACTGAGCAAGATGCAGGAACCGGAGCAACGGCTAAAGCGATCGGCCAAATTAAATTAATCAAGTTACCTACCAATCAAGGCAAGGGCAGCGCCGTCAGGACAGGCGTTTTGGCCTCAAGAGGGGAGCAGGTTTTGTTTTCTGATGCGGATGGTTCGACTCCTTTGCCGGAATTGTTTAAATTGCAAGCCCAGTTGGCAAGTGGCTATGAAATTGCGATCGGCACCAGGCGCGATCAAACCCTGGTGAGTAAACGCCAACCTTTCTATCGTACGATTTTGGGCGAAGGTTTCAACTGGCTGGCCAGGCTCACGATCGGTGCTCAAATCCAAGACACCCAATGTGGGTTTAAGTTAATTAAGGGCGATCTTTGTCGATCGTTGTTTGCCCAAATGCAAATTCCTGGGTTTGGGTTTGATGTGGAGTTGCTCTATCTGGCACATCGGGCTGGCTCTACGATCGCTCAGGTACCGGTGGTCTGGCGCAATGATACGCGTAGTAAGGTGAATGTGTTCCGCGATCCGCTGTTGATGTTTGTTGATCTGGTGCGGATTCGCTTGATGCATTAG
- a CDS encoding RAMP superfamily CRISPR-associated protein yields MTYSYKQPNVPKPYDFVPLPSDVKRCDPAHPYELLNRPIKKDLSKAGQNIYRHDLWHGALHVTLSVKTSLHVSTGLTVMGTDIKHSAPLIKTMESSPLGHLRIPGSSFKGVVRSVFEAITRSCLCKTKARAAKKYKECEIKEKDKKENKSEICPACRVFGSMGWQGLISIFDCHCIEVSSDICFMPNLHGPGHHMCYDEHERVRGRKFYYNFDSAATESDKGVDTQVAVDEYKFKTKLQFQNLSLAELGTLLIALGQDQNNSFNLKVGGGKPIGFGTVSINVEPEIFNGDDIKSRYFDLQGSMPKSDSNSLIVRSIALAHQNLVQANQLAKLVSILGKNASWQADALY; encoded by the coding sequence ATGACTTATTCCTATAAGCAACCAAATGTCCCAAAGCCTTATGACTTTGTTCCACTACCATCTGACGTTAAACGCTGTGATCCAGCTCATCCATATGAACTACTTAACCGCCCCATAAAAAAAGATCTTTCCAAAGCTGGACAAAATATTTACCGCCACGATCTTTGGCATGGGGCTTTACATGTAACCCTATCCGTTAAGACATCCTTGCATGTATCAACTGGCCTGACGGTAATGGGCACTGACATAAAACATTCAGCTCCTTTGATCAAAACTATGGAAAGCAGTCCACTTGGCCACCTGCGTATTCCTGGGAGTTCTTTTAAAGGGGTTGTCCGCTCCGTCTTTGAAGCGATTACGCGAAGCTGTTTATGCAAAACTAAGGCGAGAGCAGCAAAAAAGTATAAAGAATGTGAAATCAAGGAAAAGGACAAAAAAGAGAATAAGAGTGAAATATGTCCTGCATGCCGTGTATTTGGCTCTATGGGATGGCAAGGATTGATTAGTATATTTGATTGTCATTGCATAGAAGTATCCTCAGATATATGCTTCATGCCAAACTTACATGGGCCAGGGCATCACATGTGCTATGACGAACATGAGAGAGTCAGGGGCAGAAAGTTCTATTACAACTTTGATTCGGCTGCAACCGAAAGTGATAAGGGAGTAGATACTCAAGTTGCAGTTGATGAATATAAGTTTAAGACTAAGTTGCAGTTCCAGAACCTTTCCCTTGCTGAGCTGGGGACTTTGTTAATTGCCCTAGGACAGGATCAGAATAATAGTTTCAACCTAAAGGTTGGCGGTGGCAAACCGATCGGCTTTGGAACGGTTTCCATTAATGTGGAACCTGAGATATTTAATGGAGATGATATAAAAAGTCGCTATTTTGATTTGCAGGGAAGTATGCCTAAATCTGACTCAAATAGCCTGATCGTAAGATCTATAGCTTTAGCTCATCAAAACCTGGTTCAGGCGAACCAATTAGCAAAGTTGGTCTCCATTTTAGGCAAAAATGCAAGTTGGCAAGCAGATGCATTGTACTAG
- the csx7 gene encoding type III CRISPR-associated RAMP protein Csx7 produces the protein MFDIFKNRLEVTGTLKTITAIRISAGRSNEPIGSDLPVIKDALGNPLIPGSSFKGALRSRLESFLRGILGSDRRLVADPSDEKEWSIRSEELSEFKKSLEKLSQYERESSLNEYIIGHTDLISRLFGSPWLASKFQVRDLTVIKDTWFGQYQERDGVSIDRDTETAADGKLYNYQVVPAGTEFEFKCVVENAEGWELGLLMIGLHQFEAEQIPLGGGRSRGLGVVKLTIDKMNWIDVTKEVEKDPEDGLFNPNKLKNSEPDPQKMLKYLKKLAGLEEAQEREPVPSDEERKTQWTQELITYLSCI, from the coding sequence ATGTTTGATATATTCAAAAATCGTTTAGAAGTAACAGGAACACTGAAAACAATTACGGCGATCAGAATTAGTGCTGGTCGTTCTAATGAACCGATCGGCTCCGATCTGCCTGTAATCAAGGATGCATTGGGTAATCCTTTGATTCCTGGTTCCAGTTTTAAAGGAGCGCTCCGATCGCGGCTAGAATCTTTTTTGCGCGGCATTTTGGGTAGCGATCGAAGGTTAGTAGCAGATCCCTCTGATGAAAAAGAATGGTCAATCAGATCGGAAGAACTTTCAGAATTCAAAAAAAGTCTTGAGAAGCTCTCCCAATATGAACGAGAGAGTAGCTTAAATGAATATATTATTGGGCATACAGATCTAATCTCGCGGTTATTTGGATCGCCCTGGCTAGCCAGTAAATTCCAGGTTAGGGATTTGACTGTAATTAAAGATACCTGGTTTGGTCAATATCAAGAACGCGATGGGGTATCGATCGATCGGGACACAGAAACCGCCGCCGACGGCAAGCTTTATAACTATCAGGTTGTTCCTGCTGGCACTGAGTTTGAATTCAAATGTGTGGTTGAGAATGCGGAAGGATGGGAACTGGGCTTACTCATGATTGGCTTACATCAATTTGAGGCGGAGCAGATACCGCTTGGTGGTGGACGATCGCGTGGTTTAGGAGTAGTCAAACTAACGATCGATAAAATGAATTGGATTGATGTTACAAAAGAAGTAGAGAAAGATCCAGAAGACGGTTTATTCAACCCTAATAAATTAAAGAATAGCGAACCAGATCCCCAGAAAATGTTGAAATATCTCAAAAAGCTTGCCGGCCTGGAAGAAGCTCAAGAACGCGAGCCGGTTCCTTCGGACGAAGAGAGAAAAACACAATGGACACAGGAACTCATTACTTACCTTAGTTGTATTTAG
- the cas10 gene encoding type III-B CRISPR-associated protein Cas10/Cmr2 translates to MPAENQSTAKEKQQTTIALSWCLAWGDQKEPNFDRQVLLQMRDALISGQIDQVPAAVASIVEQVQELQNIKIQEGEFGKAIDTLTNDNDYAKLVEQEIKIGLVYGGATKIKQYVFEAAKLPGIRGASALLDRINLADLPAFFEIETDDQTHLQVKDEQAHLRKAVNKWLNKNGFGDLKQALIPELKIYSTGGNILALCPAFFVNHLADAIEKRYTDETMTANSCAVGEKFSLLEFRFGLLNQENIRQTPWLNDYWEKRDSPIVRSQFNAKSLSDEGEFKEVFRKRKSFNELVAKLATKFEYRRNGNDFEEGRSPRCYPPMFETHPYLVRDSYDSRTAIAQVEDLPGQPWMSEPLARKRVISEKAKRGEDLDWWERIKKAQGIDWDALEVDSWIVKFQDFLKDNPGLGDNYYADFNRNNAISEVQSVVEIGDRNGYIAYIYADGNNMGGHIQTITDIEGYKIFSQEIFKATENSVYKAIAQHLHPYQLKNLSSAQDTRNKNGDWIHPFEIITIGGDDVLLIVPANKALEIAIAIGEEFENILCEFDREREKAQRKYKLEHDNTKKDTHRHSEDGISLNKVSLSMSTGVLITSSSTPIYYADKLVSQLLKSAKKKAKNLKTQKNYYGGTIDFLVMKAVTMISSNITSFRDEALTVERNQKLKLYAAPYTLAELNSLINIIRDLKELEFPKSQLYQIRDLLKFGKNTAILNYRYFRTRLKKGQKKLKQDFEEAWCKPKNQENKGNLAPWLSVAKEDEGGNLEIIAYETIWRELIDLYPFIEEENVLMEPIDVAKSSREVRANG, encoded by the coding sequence ATGCCAGCAGAGAACCAGAGCACAGCTAAAGAGAAACAGCAGACCACGATCGCCCTGTCCTGGTGTTTGGCCTGGGGAGATCAAAAAGAGCCGAATTTCGATCGGCAAGTGCTTTTGCAGATGCGGGATGCCCTAATAAGTGGGCAAATCGATCAAGTGCCTGCGGCGGTTGCGTCGATCGTTGAGCAAGTTCAAGAATTGCAAAATATTAAAATCCAAGAGGGGGAATTTGGCAAGGCGATCGACACTCTCACCAATGATAATGATTACGCCAAACTGGTAGAGCAAGAAATTAAGATTGGCCTGGTCTATGGCGGTGCTACCAAGATCAAACAGTATGTATTTGAAGCAGCCAAGCTGCCTGGTATTAGAGGCGCTTCTGCTCTATTAGATCGAATTAATCTAGCGGATCTCCCTGCTTTTTTTGAAATCGAGACAGATGATCAAACTCACTTGCAAGTAAAAGATGAGCAAGCTCACTTAAGAAAAGCAGTAAATAAATGGCTAAATAAAAACGGCTTTGGCGATCTAAAGCAAGCATTAATCCCCGAACTAAAAATCTATTCAACTGGTGGTAATATTCTTGCCCTTTGTCCAGCGTTCTTTGTGAATCACTTAGCTGATGCGATCGAGAAGCGCTATACCGACGAGACGATGACGGCGAATTCCTGTGCTGTTGGTGAAAAGTTCTCATTACTGGAGTTTCGGTTTGGGTTGCTTAACCAAGAAAATATTCGGCAAACGCCATGGCTGAATGATTATTGGGAGAAGAGAGATAGCCCAATCGTGCGATCGCAGTTCAATGCAAAAAGCCTTTCAGATGAAGGTGAATTCAAGGAAGTATTTAGAAAACGAAAAAGTTTTAATGAACTGGTAGCGAAACTAGCCACAAAATTTGAGTATCGTCGTAATGGGAATGATTTTGAGGAAGGGCGATCGCCTCGTTGCTATCCACCCATGTTTGAGACTCATCCCTATCTGGTCAGGGATAGCTATGACAGCCGCACCGCGATCGCTCAAGTTGAAGATTTACCCGGTCAGCCCTGGATGTCTGAGCCTTTGGCAAGAAAACGGGTGATAAGTGAAAAAGCCAAGCGCGGTGAAGATCTCGATTGGTGGGAAAGGATAAAAAAGGCGCAAGGTATAGATTGGGATGCGCTTGAGGTTGATAGCTGGATTGTGAAATTCCAAGATTTTCTAAAAGATAATCCAGGGCTTGGTGATAATTATTATGCAGATTTCAATCGCAATAATGCAATAAGTGAAGTTCAGAGTGTTGTTGAGATAGGCGATCGTAATGGTTATATTGCCTATATATATGCCGATGGCAACAATATGGGTGGTCATATCCAGACTATTACTGATATTGAAGGATACAAAATCTTTAGCCAGGAGATTTTTAAAGCGACTGAGAATTCTGTTTACAAGGCGATTGCCCAGCACCTCCATCCATATCAGCTCAAAAATTTATCGTCTGCCCAGGACACAAGAAACAAAAATGGCGATTGGATTCATCCATTTGAAATTATCACGATCGGTGGGGATGATGTCCTCTTGATTGTGCCTGCGAATAAGGCGCTGGAAATTGCTATTGCGATCGGTGAGGAGTTTGAAAACATATTATGTGAATTCGATCGAGAGCGTGAAAAAGCCCAAAGAAAATACAAGCTAGAGCATGATAATACAAAAAAAGATACTCATCGACATTCGGAAGATGGCATATCTCTGAATAAAGTATCATTAAGTATGTCCACTGGAGTTCTGATCACCTCTAGTAGCACGCCTATCTATTACGCAGATAAGTTAGTTAGCCAATTGCTCAAGTCTGCCAAAAAGAAAGCCAAAAACTTAAAAACGCAGAAGAACTACTATGGCGGCACGATCGATTTTCTTGTGATGAAAGCGGTAACGATGATCTCATCCAATATTACTTCATTCAGGGACGAGGCACTTACCGTAGAAAGGAATCAAAAGCTGAAATTATATGCTGCACCCTATACCCTGGCAGAATTAAATAGCTTGATCAATATTATTCGTGATCTCAAGGAGTTGGAATTCCCTAAATCCCAACTCTATCAAATTCGTGATCTCCTGAAATTTGGCAAAAACACTGCCATTCTCAACTATCGCTATTTCCGCACTAGGTTAAAGAAAGGGCAGAAAAAATTAAAACAAGATTTTGAAGAAGCCTGGTGTAAACCGAAGAATCAAGAGAATAAAGGTAACTTAGCACCCTGGCTGAGTGTTGCTAAAGAAGATGAGGGAGGGAATCTAGAAATAATTGCCTACGAAACAATCTGGCGCGAGTTAATTGATCTATATCCGTTCATTGAGGAAGAGAATGTTTTAATGGAGCCGATCGATGTAGCAAAATCTTCCAGGGAGGTTAGAGCTAATGGTTAA
- a CDS encoding RAMP superfamily CRISPR-associated protein, with translation MVNLARLIQSDRRTEPITIAATIDTALCIGAGGSSGSLADKPIVRDAMGRFVIPASQIKGRLRHECEKLGRALEWDVCGSPIAQNMCPQRASSPGQSGNYCKICQIFGNPRFPSHVLFDDLICKQDTASLPEFTRPGVTISRKLRTAKDQKLFYLETTPPASELKFEGNINFIPDRPGYAKPLIFAALKHINALGGSKSAGLGWLSWDLSAFQITEADIQELQATEGSSNAAG, from the coding sequence ATGGTTAATCTTGCTCGTCTTATTCAGTCCGATAGGCGAACGGAACCAATCACGATCGCTGCTACGATCGATACAGCTCTTTGTATTGGTGCTGGTGGTTCTTCGGGTTCATTGGCAGATAAGCCGATCGTGCGCGATGCAATGGGGCGGTTTGTTATTCCTGCGTCTCAGATCAAAGGGCGACTGCGCCACGAATGCGAGAAACTTGGCAGAGCATTAGAATGGGATGTTTGTGGATCGCCGATCGCTCAGAATATGTGCCCACAGAGAGCGAGTTCCCCAGGCCAGTCGGGAAATTATTGCAAAATATGTCAAATTTTTGGTAATCCCAGGTTCCCTTCTCATGTTCTCTTTGATGATTTAATCTGTAAACAAGATACGGCCAGCTTACCTGAATTTACTAGACCTGGCGTAACCATTAGTAGAAAATTAAGAACGGCAAAGGATCAAAAATTATTCTACCTGGAAACTACACCTCCTGCTTCTGAACTAAAGTTTGAGGGCAATATCAACTTCATTCCCGATCGCCCAGGTTATGCTAAGCCCCTGATATTTGCAGCCCTAAAACACATCAATGCCCTTGGTGGCAGTAAGTCTGCTGGATTGGGTTGGCTGTCATGGGATTTAAGCGCATTTCAAATAACGGAAGCAGATATTCAGGAATTACAAGCTACGGAGGGAAGCTCGAATGCAGCAGGTTGA
- a CDS encoding 6-pyruvoyl-tetrahydropterin synthase-related protein, which produces MANSSKQRRARKIAPESLSSDESQPVINKATWLPNWPSWRSLFGATTTPVAVILAIALIASVPMFLHSYPITHSTHFNLSWAFQYQRQFFSGQFYPRWLEFSNFGFGNATFAFYPPICMAATLPFRALGLSLSGSLIASMVLAIFTLGMGMYLYGRLYFPKWIAVCVAGLGAIAPYFLADIYMRGALGEVWAIVFIPWILWATQRVIDRPKPLRVVTLAIAYGMLVLSHLPTLLIFTMVWWPFPLLVKNRRLGKGFKHYLTTIKACYLGFGLAIAWTSFFLVPVIMGQKQIQLQMLTFIHEYQAQYRLMLDGVLTLQPHFTEHWFDSKLIPMWLVVLVTLGLGYVYWFNHRFKHLALDRQDRQDRQSEDTTGLLQTFDRPADRDRLIKLKQAVLVWLIMGTIAMLMTTDALGWIYQLVPTLNRIQFTFRWFSIPSIVYPLLWGYLLFRVQRWFNAISVQIQIPETIEPLKKAAIAGVLISLIGFVWLSWDIVSNTQARANDIQQFEQLAAQKQFPNEPPSFETEGKKFIYWHWIFPDGLALVDVPEYRAQGVNFPMPPDRDYDLLEWADGSSNGLDVKRWDFGIREFVVNLAADANSEPGLDPELERDFDPDLPGQRLLLRNFYFPGWRVEIDGKYVPARLGDRGRLAINMPVGKHRVVVRYLGTLSNWLGYLISFGSGIGILLWLKPWRKQVWCDAPPESNAIP; this is translated from the coding sequence ATGGCAAACTCATCTAAACAGCGGAGAGCACGCAAAATAGCACCGGAAAGCTTATCTAGTGATGAATCTCAACCAGTTATAAACAAAGCTACCTGGTTGCCAAATTGGCCAAGTTGGCGATCGCTCTTTGGCGCAACCACAACTCCTGTGGCTGTAATTTTGGCGATCGCATTAATAGCCTCAGTGCCAATGTTTTTGCATAGCTACCCGATCACCCACTCTACCCATTTCAACTTGAGCTGGGCCTTTCAATATCAGCGCCAATTTTTTAGTGGGCAGTTCTATCCCCGCTGGCTGGAGTTTTCTAATTTTGGGTTTGGCAATGCCACCTTTGCTTTTTATCCGCCGATTTGTATGGCGGCAACGTTGCCATTTCGTGCCCTGGGTCTGAGTTTATCTGGTTCATTGATTGCCAGCATGGTGTTGGCGATCTTTACCCTGGGCATGGGCATGTATTTGTATGGGCGGTTGTATTTTCCTAAGTGGATTGCAGTTTGTGTAGCGGGGCTAGGGGCGATCGCGCCTTATTTCCTGGCTGATATTTATATGCGTGGTGCCCTGGGTGAAGTTTGGGCAATTGTGTTTATCCCCTGGATTCTGTGGGCTACGCAGCGAGTGATCGATCGCCCTAAGCCGCTGCGAGTGGTAACGCTAGCGATCGCCTATGGCATGTTGGTCTTGTCCCATTTGCCCACTTTGCTCATTTTTACAATGGTGTGGTGGCCGTTCCCACTGCTAGTAAAAAACCGTAGACTGGGCAAGGGCTTTAAGCACTACTTAACCACAATTAAAGCCTGCTATTTAGGGTTTGGTCTGGCGATCGCCTGGACTAGCTTTTTTCTTGTGCCCGTGATCATGGGGCAAAAGCAGATTCAATTGCAAATGCTCACCTTCATCCATGAATATCAAGCCCAGTATCGGTTGATGTTGGATGGTGTTTTAACTTTGCAACCCCATTTTACCGAGCATTGGTTTGACTCGAAGCTAATTCCGATGTGGCTGGTGGTGCTGGTAACCCTGGGATTGGGCTATGTTTATTGGTTTAATCATCGTTTCAAGCATTTAGCCTTAGACCGTCAAGATCGGCAAGATCGTCAATCGGAAGACACGACTGGACTATTGCAAACCTTCGATCGGCCTGCCGACCGCGATCGACTTATCAAGCTGAAGCAGGCGGTGCTGGTGTGGTTGATCATGGGTACGATCGCCATGCTGATGACCACTGATGCACTGGGTTGGATTTATCAACTGGTGCCTACATTAAATCGGATTCAGTTTACCTTCCGCTGGTTCAGCATTCCTTCGATCGTATATCCGTTGTTGTGGGGCTATTTGTTGTTTCGGGTGCAGCGCTGGTTCAATGCGATTAGTGTGCAGATTCAAATCCCAGAGACGATCGAACCACTCAAAAAAGCAGCGATCGCTGGAGTCTTAATTTCCCTGATTGGGTTTGTGTGGTTGAGTTGGGATATTGTCAGCAACACCCAGGCCAGAGCTAATGATATTCAGCAATTTGAACAATTGGCGGCGCAAAAGCAATTCCCCAACGAACCGCCTTCCTTTGAGACTGAGGGTAAAAAGTTTATTTACTGGCATTGGATTTTTCCCGATGGCTTGGCGCTAGTTGACGTACCGGAATATCGAGCCCAGGGGGTTAATTTTCCCATGCCTCCCGATCGGGATTATGACCTGTTGGAATGGGCGGATGGCAGTAGCAATGGCCTGGACGTGAAGCGCTGGGATTTTGGGATCAGAGAATTTGTGGTTAATTTGGCCGCAGATGCGAACTCAGAACCTGGCTTAGATCCAGAGCTAGAGCGCGATTTTGATCCTGATTTGCCAGGTCAACGCCTGTTGTTACGTAATTTTTACTTTCCTGGCTGGCGAGTAGAAATTGATGGTAAGTATGTTCCGGCCAGATTGGGCGATCGCGGTAGGTTAGCGATCAACATGCCCGTAGGTAAGCATCGGGTGGTGGTGCGTTATCTTGGCACGCTCAGCAATTGGCTTGGTTATTTGATTAGTTTTGGCAGCGGTATAGGTATTTTGTTATGGTTAAAGCCCTGGCGCAAACAGGTTTGGTGCGACGCTCCCCCCGAAAGCAACGCCATCCCTTAG